The genomic window CCCGGAGCCGCCGGGGGCGGCGGCGCTCAGCCGCGCCTCTGGATCAGCGCGCCCAGAATGCGTCCGATCAGCGATGGCAGCTTGATGACGCGAATGGGCTTCGCCATGCGTCGCGCCCCCTTCCGTTTCGGGGCCATCCTACGCCGCGCGCGGCCCGCGGGTGAACGCCGAACGGAAGGGGGTCTTAACCGCTCAGCGCACCGCCGCCTTGAGGGCGGCGATGGCCGCCTTCGGGTCCGGCGCGCCGTACACGGCGCTGCCGGCGACGAAGACGTCGGCGCCGGCCCGCCGGCAGGCCGGCGCGGTGACGAGGTCGACGCCGCCGTCGACCTCGATGCGCCCCGCCCACCCGAGCGCCTCCGCGCGCGCGCGCAGGCGCTCGATCTTGCGCAGCGCCGCGGGAAGGAAGGCCTGGCCGCTGAAGCCCGGGTTGACGCTCATCACGAGCACGAGGTCGACGTCCTCCCAAACGTACTCGACCGCCGCTTCCGGCGTCGCCGGGTTGAGGGCGAGGCCCGCCAGGCAGCCGGCCTGGCGGATCGCCGCGAGCGTGCGCTGCAGGTGGCGATCCGCCTCCGCGTGCACCGTGAGCACGCGCGCGCCCGCTTTCGCGAACGGTTCGACCCACCGTGCGGGGTCATCGACCATGAGGTGGACGTCCATCGGCAGGCGCGTCACCTTGGCCAGGGCCGCCACGGTGCCCGGGCCGAACGTGATGTTCGGCACGAAGCGGCCGTCCATCACGTCCAGGTGCAGCCAGTCGGCGCCCGCCTCTTCCGCGAGGCGGGCCGCGTCGGCCAGGCGGGCCATGTCGGCGGCGATGACGCTGGGGGCGACGATCGGATTCAATAGCGGTCCTCCTCGAGGGCCTCGATCTCCGAAAGGAACTGCAGGTAGCGCGCGTAGCGCTGCTCGTCGACGCGACCTTCCTCCACCGCGGCGCGCACGGCGCAACCGGGCTCCGAGCGGTGCTTGCAGTCGTTGAAGCGGCACTCGCCCACGAAAGGGGCGAACTCCGGGAAGAGGGAGGCCAGGCCGTCCGAGTCGATGCCGGCGAGATCCAGCCGTGAGAAGCCCGGCGTGTCGGCCACCCATCCCTCGCCGAGGCGCAGAAGCTCCGGGTGACGGGTCGTGTGGCGGCCGCGGCCGGTCTTCGCGCTCACGGCCTCCGAGCGCAACCGCAG from Clostridia bacterium includes these protein-coding regions:
- the rpe gene encoding ribulose-phosphate 3-epimerase; the encoded protein is MGGRHAGLLTAGSRRHRLGRPGLPLPGVRPFRGRVPLQRLQAPLGARLRRARRGGGRSRRRAALRALPAVPFGDRGPRGGPLLNPIVAPSVIAADMARLADAARLAEEAGADWLHLDVMDGRFVPNITFGPGTVAALAKVTRLPMDVHLMVDDPARWVEPFAKAGARVLTVHAEADRHLQRTLAAIRQAGCLAGLALNPATPEAAVEYVWEDVDLVLVMSVNPGFSGQAFLPAALRKIERLRARAEALGWAGRIEVDGGVDLVTAPACRRAGADVFVAGSAVYGAPDPKAAIAALKAAVR